The Calditerrivibrio nitroreducens DSM 19672 genome window below encodes:
- a CDS encoding glutamate synthase-related protein, which produces MATMKVNELAKDDLFWQIEYKHDRCTMCGKCVASCPFKAIVPGVEKRRKVVSEDINPNPKVYFQTVPVIKQVVDVNNFCRGCGICEKVCPNDAIRPVRNPDHRFPAKYRAFEGDPFKRGGRNNLEVGDRTLDKIRIGRISQMTDPSLDAQRHTFDLLTPFGRVLPPEEINFKMDADGNLIVKDNLPPVSWIYPIIIGDMSIGALSWRVWEAIAIATAYLNEVVGIPIRMCTGEGGVPVRLLKSRYIKYMILQIASGHFGWNRIINAMPHMVEDPAGVLIKIGQGAKPGDGGLLMAKKVAKHIQEIRGVPRTDLLSPPNHQGLYSIEESVQKMFLSMSAAFKFRVPVAIKVAASATSVAVYNNLLRDPYNIVGGFFLDGIDGGTGAAHEISLDHTGHPVVSILRDCYKAALHQGKQGQIPLWAGGGMGKGWNLAADAFKMICLGANGIFTGKLMIQLAGCVGNDKGKCNACNTGLCPVGICTQDPVLVKRLDIDRAAENIVNYFISVDHELKKLMAPIGNSSLPIGRSTALISTDKSVSERLDIPFAC; this is translated from the coding sequence ATGGCAACAATGAAAGTTAATGAATTGGCAAAAGATGATCTTTTTTGGCAAATAGAGTATAAACATGATAGATGTACAATGTGTGGAAAGTGTGTGGCATCCTGCCCATTTAAGGCTATTGTGCCTGGGGTTGAAAAGAGAAGAAAGGTTGTAAGTGAAGATATTAATCCAAATCCAAAGGTATATTTTCAAACTGTACCTGTTATTAAGCAGGTGGTGGATGTTAACAATTTTTGTAGGGGATGTGGGATATGTGAAAAGGTTTGCCCAAATGATGCCATACGCCCAGTAAGAAACCCAGACCATCGATTCCCAGCTAAATATCGAGCTTTTGAAGGGGACCCATTTAAAAGGGGAGGGAGAAACAATCTTGAGGTAGGAGATAGAACGCTTGATAAGATAAGAATTGGGCGGATATCCCAGATGACAGACCCATCTCTGGATGCACAGAGGCATACATTTGACCTATTAACGCCATTTGGAAGGGTTTTACCACCGGAGGAGATAAACTTTAAGATGGATGCTGACGGAAATCTTATAGTGAAAGATAATTTACCTCCGGTTAGCTGGATCTACCCTATAATAATTGGAGATATGTCCATAGGTGCATTATCGTGGAGGGTATGGGAGGCTATTGCCATTGCTACTGCATATCTGAATGAGGTTGTGGGGATACCCATAAGAATGTGTACCGGAGAGGGTGGGGTCCCTGTGAGGTTGCTCAAATCAAGGTATATCAAGTATATGATACTACAGATTGCTTCTGGTCATTTTGGATGGAATAGGATTATAAACGCGATGCCACATATGGTGGAAGATCCTGCTGGGGTTTTAATTAAGATCGGTCAGGGGGCAAAACCTGGGGACGGTGGGCTATTAATGGCTAAAAAGGTGGCGAAACATATTCAGGAGATTAGAGGAGTCCCAAGGACTGATCTTCTAAGTCCGCCAAACCATCAGGGATTGTATTCCATAGAGGAGTCTGTACAGAAGATGTTTTTATCGATGAGTGCGGCTTTCAAATTTAGGGTACCTGTTGCTATAAAGGTTGCTGCAAGTGCCACTTCTGTTGCAGTTTATAATAACCTATTAAGAGATCCGTATAATATAGTGGGTGGTTTTTTCCTTGATGGTATTGATGGTGGTACCGGTGCGGCTCATGAAATCTCCCTTGATCACACAGGACATCCTGTGGTTTCCATATTGAGGGATTGCTATAAAGCTGCTCTACACCAGGGTAAACAGGGGCAGATTCCCCTTTGGGCTGGCGGTGGTATGGGGAAAGGCTGGAACCTTGCTGCAGACGCATTTAAGATGATCTGTCTTGGGGCAAATGGGATATTCACAGGTAAGCTGATGATACAACTTGCAGGATGTGTTGGAAATGATAAAGGTAAGTGTAACGCATGTAATACAGGGCTTTGTCCGGTGGGTATATGTACTCAGGATCCTGTACTTGTAAAAAGGCTTGATATAGATAGAGCTGCTGAAAATATTGTCAATTATTTCATCTCAGTTGATCATGAATTGAAAAAGCTGATGGCTCCAATTGGCAACAGTTCATTGCCGATAGGTAGATCTACCGCTCTTATATCTACAGATAAGTCTGTATCTGAAAGACTTGATATACCTTTTGCATGTTAG
- a CDS encoding FAD-dependent oxidoreductase, which produces MSEKIKINGLDGNRRKSTQELLLEIDDAVEKSFTEITVDACGQHDVGGPLWNRNGKPLKFYVKNPGQRVGSMGMHGTTIIVEGSATADTGWLNAGAEIIVRGNSGDTTAHCAATGKIYVGGSVGSRSGALMKYDPKFSPPEFWVLKNTGSFSFEFMGGGIAVVCGYGCEEMESVLGYRSCVGMVGGVVYVRGNVKDLSDDVWLMDIDDKDWEFLDNNLPIFLKKIQRPGALGKLLKREEWKKIVAKSHDERNDHELPSLRDFRLNKWVEGGIFGDMLNDDFKVAKFVETGDLRLKYPEWRNANYSAPCEYNCPTYIPTQKRISLLRQGKVKEALELVLDYSPFPASVCGQVCPNLCMDECSRKNVDIPINIGELGLLSKDIPAKKCETTKLEKVAIVGSGAAGLAAAYQLRLMGYEVDIYEQDSELGGKLRQVIPEERLDRGILEFEIKRILDMGVKAFLNTKIDNAKMKNLLNDYDAVVLAIGAHSPVVLPVEGHEKLVKGLDFLKAINRGELPAIGNNVVVIGAGNAGMDVVLSAYKLGAKKVTAIDIQKPAAFEKEINHARELGAEILWPCYTEKITDEGVVLKDGRVLPADTVIISIGDRPEFIMLDKNYLDERGKIKINEYYQSEINPKLFVAGDAIKLGLFTHALGDGRKVALNIDRMFKGLPLSNFAKAPMIPQDRIKKEYYEQINLGKTGKVAPEDETKRCLSCGFCRDCELCLNSCPEQAISRIQKDGGKFEYISNPNKCIGCGICAGICPCGIWEMIDNTMRYLES; this is translated from the coding sequence ATGTCAGAAAAAATTAAGATAAATGGACTTGATGGTAATAGAAGAAAGTCTACTCAGGAGCTTTTGCTTGAAATAGATGATGCGGTTGAAAAATCTTTTACCGAGATAACAGTTGATGCCTGTGGTCAGCATGATGTGGGGGGCCCCCTCTGGAATAGAAATGGTAAACCATTAAAATTTTACGTTAAAAACCCTGGGCAGAGGGTTGGATCTATGGGGATGCATGGGACAACTATAATCGTGGAGGGTTCTGCCACTGCAGATACAGGGTGGCTTAATGCTGGGGCAGAAATAATAGTAAGAGGGAACTCAGGTGATACTACAGCTCATTGTGCTGCTACAGGCAAAATTTATGTTGGTGGTTCTGTGGGTTCGAGATCTGGGGCATTGATGAAATATGACCCAAAATTTTCCCCTCCAGAATTCTGGGTTTTAAAAAACACAGGTTCTTTTAGTTTTGAATTTATGGGTGGTGGAATAGCTGTTGTCTGTGGTTACGGTTGTGAAGAAATGGAATCTGTTTTGGGTTATCGTAGTTGTGTTGGGATGGTTGGAGGGGTTGTTTATGTTAGGGGGAATGTGAAGGACCTCTCGGATGATGTTTGGTTGATGGATATAGATGATAAAGACTGGGAGTTTCTGGATAATAATCTACCGATATTCTTAAAAAAGATTCAAAGACCTGGGGCTCTGGGGAAGTTGTTAAAAAGAGAGGAATGGAAAAAGATAGTTGCCAAAAGTCATGATGAAAGAAATGATCATGAGCTGCCATCTTTGAGGGATTTCAGATTAAATAAGTGGGTGGAAGGTGGGATATTCGGCGATATGCTGAATGATGATTTTAAGGTGGCAAAATTTGTGGAAACAGGAGATTTAAGGCTCAAATATCCTGAGTGGCGAAATGCAAATTATTCTGCTCCATGCGAGTACAACTGTCCAACGTATATACCCACCCAAAAGAGAATCTCTCTATTAAGGCAGGGTAAGGTAAAGGAAGCCCTTGAACTTGTGTTAGATTATTCACCTTTTCCTGCTTCTGTCTGTGGTCAGGTCTGTCCAAATCTTTGTATGGATGAATGCTCCCGTAAAAATGTTGATATTCCTATAAATATAGGGGAACTTGGATTACTTAGTAAGGATATTCCTGCAAAAAAATGTGAAACAACAAAATTGGAAAAAGTAGCTATTGTGGGTTCTGGTGCGGCAGGTCTTGCTGCGGCTTATCAATTGAGATTAATGGGTTATGAGGTGGATATTTATGAACAGGATAGCGAATTAGGTGGTAAGTTGAGGCAGGTGATACCGGAGGAGAGGCTGGACAGGGGTATCCTTGAGTTTGAGATCAAAAGGATTTTAGATATGGGTGTAAAAGCCTTTTTGAATACCAAGATTGATAATGCTAAAATGAAAAATTTACTCAATGATTATGATGCCGTTGTTTTGGCTATTGGTGCACATAGCCCTGTTGTATTACCTGTGGAAGGCCATGAAAAGCTTGTGAAGGGGCTTGATTTCTTAAAAGCTATCAATAGAGGAGAGTTACCTGCAATAGGGAATAATGTCGTTGTGATTGGTGCCGGGAATGCAGGGATGGATGTCGTCCTTTCAGCATATAAGCTGGGTGCGAAAAAGGTTACCGCAATTGACATTCAAAAACCTGCTGCATTTGAGAAAGAGATCAATCACGCCAGAGAGTTGGGGGCAGAAATATTATGGCCCTGTTATACTGAAAAGATTACGGATGAGGGTGTTGTTCTGAAAGATGGTAGGGTTTTGCCAGCTGATACAGTCATCATATCTATAGGTGATAGACCTGAATTTATAATGCTTGATAAAAATTATCTTGATGAAAGAGGGAAAATAAAAATAAATGAATACTATCAATCTGAAATAAATCCCAAACTTTTTGTGGCAGGGGATGCAATAAAGCTCGGTTTGTTTACACATGCCCTTGGGGATGGGAGAAAGGTTGCGCTGAACATAGATAGAATGTTTAAAGGTTTGCCTTTGAGTAACTTTGCCAAAGCACCTATGATCCCACAGGATAGAATAAAGAAGGAGTATTACGAACAGATCAATCTGGGTAAAACTGGCAAGGTTGCACCGGAAGATGAAACAAAAAGATGTTTGAGTTGTGGATTTTGCAGAGATTGTGAGCTTTGTTTGAATTCATGTCCAGAGCAGGCCATCTCAAGGATACAAAAAGATGGTGGTAAGTTTGAATATATTAGTAACCCGAATAAATGTATTGGTTGTGGTATATGTGCAGGTATTTGTCCTTGTGGAATATGGGAGATGATAGATAATACTATGAGATATCTGGAAAGCTGA
- a CDS encoding ATP-binding protein produces the protein MRKIIILIGVSLLILFSCYIVFDDSSLTREEKEYLKHKKEIVFVSQINYPPFEFLSDRLESSGMMVELARLMSTEFGFESRFINTTFARAQQMILNGEADVLTSFFFSEERNKKFNFTKVVFEIPASIFVKQDNDDIKKLSDLHGKRVAIQKGDYAIDFIKSKGIRIDLIETDDFIMATNKLIKGEVEAVIGDDQIIFYYLSRNNLVSELKVVGEPLYIGENCMATRKSEKILVSILNKGINLAKKKGYLDSINRKWIGERVTFAKYMKKFFGLMLIPLSILLLIVFVFWIWNLNLRKRVEERTKQLSEKNKELALNNSKLNAILSASPDGIGVMNMNMELVFISDKLAKMYKIEPEKKFEYLNKNITDFVDESYRDKMMKNISDIFEGKKYWNLSEYLVRDAYGEQFWVEVSSSLLYDDAQKPYGILFVERDCTERKRIEQQLLDYNEKLKENNRALNELKTKEEEANIAKSNFLAIISHELRTPLNGVLGLLELIHKDPERFNEFFPVILSSGEQLRVLINDISDLTKVEQGKLELVEKRFSISNFINEIVSYAKIKIQDSNLELVVDIEQFEGYLEGDAVRLRQVVYNLINNAIKYTDNGFVKVVIRKLFENDKIMRIYFEVTDTGIGISPNDIDNIFKPFKRLDGSYTKKRYGSGIGLYISKAILNMMNSNINVESEVGKGSKFYFKLDLKRSIPDSEIKEEISDEIFNLKALVVDDNKINLFVAENMLAKLGVAVDFAENGMVAIEKVSNNHYDFIMMDLQMPEMDGLEATRRILDMGKDVKIFAMTANVYKDDIQKALNAGMVDFCPKPFTLSFLKSLLSRHFK, from the coding sequence ATGAGAAAAATTATAATTCTTATCGGAGTGTCACTTCTAATTCTCTTCTCCTGTTATATTGTATTTGATGATTCAAGTCTGACAAGAGAAGAGAAAGAATACCTGAAACATAAGAAAGAGATAGTTTTTGTAAGTCAGATCAACTACCCTCCCTTTGAATTTTTGTCAGATAGGTTAGAGTCCTCCGGAATGATGGTGGAACTGGCTAGATTAATGAGTACAGAATTCGGTTTTGAATCAAGATTTATAAATACCACTTTTGCACGAGCACAGCAGATGATTTTAAATGGTGAGGCGGATGTACTTACAAGCTTCTTTTTTAGCGAAGAAAGAAATAAAAAATTCAATTTTACCAAAGTTGTTTTCGAAATTCCGGCATCAATTTTTGTGAAACAGGATAATGACGATATCAAGAAACTATCTGACTTGCACGGTAAGAGGGTGGCAATTCAAAAAGGTGATTATGCCATAGATTTTATAAAATCGAAAGGTATTCGAATAGATCTAATAGAGACTGATGATTTTATTATGGCAACGAATAAGCTTATAAAGGGTGAAGTCGAAGCGGTAATTGGGGATGATCAGATCATTTTTTATTATCTATCGAGAAACAATTTGGTATCTGAGCTGAAGGTGGTTGGTGAGCCTCTGTACATAGGTGAAAATTGTATGGCAACCAGGAAAAGCGAAAAGATACTTGTTTCAATTTTAAATAAAGGGATCAATCTGGCAAAAAAGAAAGGGTATTTAGATTCTATAAATAGGAAATGGATTGGGGAGAGAGTTACCTTTGCCAAGTACATGAAAAAATTTTTTGGACTTATGCTTATCCCTTTGTCTATTCTTCTATTGATTGTTTTTGTTTTCTGGATCTGGAATTTAAATCTTCGTAAAAGAGTTGAAGAAAGAACGAAACAGTTGTCGGAAAAAAATAAAGAGCTTGCTCTAAATAACAGTAAGTTAAATGCTATTCTATCCGCATCTCCCGATGGTATTGGTGTGATGAACATGAATATGGAGTTGGTCTTTATATCGGATAAACTTGCAAAAATGTATAAAATCGAACCTGAAAAGAAATTTGAATATTTGAATAAGAATATTACTGATTTTGTCGATGAATCTTACAGAGACAAGATGATGAAAAATATATCAGATATCTTTGAGGGTAAAAAATACTGGAATTTATCAGAATATCTTGTGAGGGACGCCTACGGTGAACAGTTTTGGGTGGAAGTGAGTTCATCCCTTCTTTATGATGATGCTCAAAAACCATATGGTATTTTATTTGTGGAAAGAGATTGTACGGAAAGAAAAAGAATTGAACAACAGCTGTTGGATTATAACGAAAAGCTTAAAGAGAACAATAGAGCATTAAATGAGCTGAAAACAAAGGAAGAAGAAGCCAATATTGCCAAGAGCAATTTTCTGGCAATAATAAGCCATGAATTAAGAACACCTTTAAATGGGGTTCTTGGACTACTCGAACTTATTCATAAAGATCCGGAACGCTTCAACGAATTTTTCCCGGTTATATTATCTTCTGGTGAGCAATTAAGGGTTTTGATCAATGATATAAGTGACTTAACTAAGGTTGAGCAGGGTAAGCTTGAACTGGTGGAAAAGAGGTTTAGTATATCAAATTTTATCAATGAAATTGTCAGCTATGCCAAAATAAAAATACAGGATAGTAACCTTGAGCTTGTTGTTGATATTGAACAATTTGAAGGTTATCTTGAAGGGGATGCAGTAAGATTGAGACAGGTGGTTTACAACCTTATAAATAATGCGATTAAATATACAGACAATGGATTTGTAAAAGTTGTGATCAGGAAGCTTTTTGAGAATGATAAGATTATGAGGATCTATTTTGAAGTTACTGATACCGGGATCGGGATATCCCCAAACGATATTGATAATATATTTAAACCATTCAAAAGACTTGATGGATCCTACACGAAAAAACGTTATGGGTCTGGAATAGGGCTGTATATTTCTAAAGCTATACTGAATATGATGAATAGCAATATAAATGTGGAAAGTGAAGTTGGTAAGGGATCTAAATTCTACTTCAAATTGGATTTGAAGAGATCTATACCTGATAGCGAAATCAAAGAAGAGATCAGTGATGAAATATTTAATTTAAAAGCCCTGGTGGTTGATGACAACAAAATAAACCTTTTTGTGGCTGAGAATATGCTTGCAAAACTTGGAGTGGCCGTGGATTTTGCTGAAAATGGTATGGTGGCTATTGAAAAGGTTTCAAATAATCACTACGACTTTATAATGATGGATTTGCAGATGCCAGAAATGGACGGTTTGGAAGCAACCAGAAGAATTCTGGATATGGGTAAGGATGTTAAGATATTTGCAATGACCGCTAATGTATATAAAGATGATATACAAAAAGCACTTAATGCTGGTATGGTAGATTTTTGCCCGAAGCCATTTACGTTATCTTTTTTGAAGAGCCTATTAAGTCGACATTTCAAATAA
- a CDS encoding glutamate synthase codes for MCRIGAIKSKKYFHPSKALRLMRSQQEGHDNSGFAMVMQDLGGVFENYKDLPILSMACTDEGIKIAEDILHKKGFVRVFQWTPLVYPDENLNINPMPNYVFQVYQYPKLYNYAPKEEKEELLVEMRLTIRSILDEKDAGYVYSFWPDVIMLKEIGDPTDIGKYFDLWRENDDLTAKIITAQCRQNTNYDIVRYAAHPFFLQGYTALANGENTFFEKNRNFQKKLYKGYIGFESDSQSFLYTLHYIHKILKWPLIYFKHVITPLPFEEIVNRDDQKVLQYIRGSLSNLEINGPNTVIGVLPDGTVFTCCDAKKLRPVVVGGDDETVIVTSEVIGINDLLPDRDWSKDIYPNEREMVVINNNMEVQRWQQ; via the coding sequence ATGTGTAGAATAGGTGCAATTAAATCTAAAAAATATTTTCACCCTTCCAAAGCTTTAAGGCTTATGAGATCCCAGCAGGAAGGGCATGATAATTCAGGTTTTGCTATGGTTATGCAGGATCTTGGAGGTGTTTTTGAAAATTATAAAGATCTACCAATTTTATCTATGGCGTGTACGGATGAGGGGATAAAAATAGCAGAAGATATTTTACATAAAAAAGGGTTTGTTCGTGTTTTCCAGTGGACACCGCTTGTTTACCCAGATGAAAATCTCAATATAAATCCGATGCCTAATTACGTTTTTCAGGTATATCAATATCCAAAGCTTTACAATTACGCCCCGAAAGAGGAAAAAGAAGAGCTGCTTGTTGAAATGAGGCTTACCATCAGATCGATTCTGGATGAAAAAGATGCCGGATACGTCTATTCTTTTTGGCCTGACGTAATTATGTTGAAAGAGATAGGGGATCCTACAGATATAGGTAAGTATTTTGACCTATGGCGGGAAAATGATGATCTTACGGCAAAAATAATAACTGCCCAATGCAGACAAAATACGAATTACGATATTGTAAGATATGCTGCACACCCATTCTTTTTGCAGGGTTATACAGCTCTTGCGAATGGTGAAAACACATTTTTTGAAAAAAATAGAAATTTTCAAAAAAAGCTTTACAAGGGTTACATAGGTTTTGAATCTGATTCACAGTCTTTTTTATACACGTTGCATTATATCCATAAAATTTTGAAATGGCCTTTGATATACTTCAAACATGTCATAACACCATTACCATTTGAAGAGATTGTAAATAGAGATGACCAAAAAGTACTTCAATATATAAGGGGTTCTTTGAGTAATCTGGAGATCAACGGCCCAAATACTGTAATCGGTGTTTTACCTGACGGCACAGTTTTTACATGCTGTGATGCCAAAAAATTAAGGCCTGTCGTGGTGGGTGGTGATGATGAAACCGTTATAGTCACTTCTGAGGTAATAGGTATAAATGATCTTTTACCTGATAGAGATTGGTCAAAAGATATCTATCCAAACGAAAGGGAAATGGTGGTTATAAACAACAATATGGAGGTTCAAAGATGGCAACAATGA